In the Leptotrichia sp. oral taxon 212 genome, one interval contains:
- a CDS encoding carboxypeptidase produces the protein MSFKTNYEEIYSIAKDIYLHPELGYKEFRTSRIVEEFILKYCPDMKIEKFSGTGLKVNLPKKSENQLNMAFIVELDAVYTPTHFHADSETGAAHNCGHYSQVAIALTLFKELVLREEYRNIGYNISFIFVPAEEFLDLEYRKKLKQEGKIKYFGGKPEAMRLGIFDEFDFGIAVHSMGGKYEKRTVEINSDLAGFMYKNYTFEGKAAHAGFAPQQGINAYSMSTVFNVAVGLLRQHFEEKEMVRMNPVILEHKMGVNVIPQSIKVGTDFRAQSVEYMLEGAKKLDNAAKGAALSLSGKVTAETQMGYLPFKQDRYLSEFVMNEFGESPEIEDIITGRAISAAGDIGDLSYMFPCIQIGYSGFKGTIHGDDFIDEDPEYIFSIFPEFVFKVMKRMSGKVDKNKLYRKSFEEYEKVINELEGEGNEK, from the coding sequence ATGAGTTTTAAGACAAATTATGAAGAGATCTATTCCATTGCAAAGGATATTTATTTGCATCCTGAACTGGGGTATAAGGAATTCAGGACTTCAAGAATAGTTGAGGAATTTATATTAAAATACTGTCCTGACATGAAAATTGAAAAATTTTCAGGAACGGGACTTAAAGTAAATTTGCCAAAAAAATCGGAAAACCAACTGAATATGGCATTTATTGTGGAACTTGATGCAGTGTATACTCCTACTCATTTTCACGCTGACAGTGAAACCGGCGCGGCACACAACTGCGGACATTATTCCCAGGTTGCGATTGCCCTGACACTGTTTAAGGAACTGGTATTGAGGGAAGAGTACAGGAATATCGGTTATAATATAAGTTTTATTTTCGTTCCTGCAGAAGAATTTTTAGATCTTGAATACAGGAAAAAACTGAAACAGGAAGGGAAAATAAAATATTTTGGCGGGAAACCCGAAGCAATGAGGCTAGGTATTTTTGATGAGTTCGACTTTGGAATAGCAGTGCATTCAATGGGTGGAAAATATGAAAAAAGAACGGTGGAAATAAATTCAGATTTGGCAGGCTTCATGTATAAAAATTATACTTTTGAAGGGAAGGCGGCCCACGCAGGTTTTGCCCCTCAGCAGGGAATTAATGCCTATAGCATGTCCACTGTCTTTAACGTGGCTGTAGGTCTTTTGAGACAGCATTTTGAGGAAAAGGAAATGGTAAGGATGAATCCTGTGATTTTAGAACATAAGATGGGTGTCAATGTTATTCCTCAGTCAATAAAAGTGGGAACAGATTTTCGTGCACAATCTGTGGAGTATATGCTTGAAGGAGCAAAAAAACTTGATAATGCTGCAAAAGGAGCGGCACTGTCCTTATCAGGAAAAGTGACTGCAGAGACACAGATGGGATATCTTCCTTTTAAACAGGACAGATACCTTTCAGAGTTTGTGATGAATGAATTCGGGGAATCTCCTGAAATTGAAGATATAATAACCGGCAGGGCAATAAGTGCGGCAGGGGATATCGGAGACCTTTCGTACATGTTTCCATGTATTCAGATAGGATATAGCGGATTCAAAGGAACAATACATGGGGATGATTTTATAGATGAAGATCCTGAATATATATTTTCCATATTTCCTGAATTTGTTTTCAAGGTAATGAAGAGGATGTCAGGAAAAGTTGATAAAAACAAGCTGTACAGAAAAAGTTTTGAAGAATATGAAAAAGTAATAAATGAACTGGAAGGAGAAGGAAATGAAAAATAA
- a CDS encoding ABC transporter substrate-binding protein, which yields MKKRILLLLVTLVLLTLTACGKKGESGSSDEKNAEIKGKIVIYTSMYEDIIDNVKEKLKKDFPNLEVEFFQGGTGTLQSKIVAEMQANKLGADMLMVAEPSYSLELKEKGVLHAYVSKNAENLALDYDKEGYWYPVRILNMVLAYNPDKFKKEDLAQSFDEFAKKPNLAGKVSIPDPLKSGTALAAVSALTDKYGEGYFESLSKQKAVVESGSVAVTKLETGEAAQIMILEESILKKRQEENSKLEVIYPTDGIIAIPSTIMTVKEEMSPNKNIKAAEALTDWFLSPAGQEAIVEGWMHSVLKNPAKSPFDAKATAEILAAAMPINWDKTYHDRDKLRAIFEKYITKAAK from the coding sequence ATGAAAAAAAGAATTCTGTTACTATTAGTAACTTTAGTACTTTTAACTTTGACAGCTTGCGGAAAAAAAGGGGAATCAGGTTCTTCTGATGAAAAAAATGCTGAAATCAAAGGAAAAATTGTTATCTACACTTCAATGTATGAAGATATTATTGACAATGTAAAGGAAAAACTTAAAAAAGATTTTCCTAATCTGGAAGTTGAGTTCTTCCAAGGTGGAACAGGAACACTTCAATCAAAAATCGTTGCAGAAATGCAGGCAAATAAATTAGGCGCAGACATGCTTATGGTTGCTGAGCCTTCATACTCACTGGAATTAAAGGAAAAAGGTGTGTTACACGCCTATGTTTCAAAAAATGCTGAAAATCTTGCACTTGACTATGACAAGGAAGGATACTGGTATCCTGTACGTATTTTAAATATGGTTTTAGCATATAACCCTGACAAATTCAAAAAGGAAGACCTTGCACAATCTTTCGATGAATTTGCAAAAAAACCGAATTTAGCAGGAAAAGTTTCTATTCCTGATCCATTAAAATCAGGAACAGCTTTAGCCGCAGTATCAGCATTGACTGATAAATATGGGGAAGGGTACTTTGAAAGTCTTTCAAAACAGAAAGCAGTTGTAGAATCAGGTTCTGTTGCAGTTACAAAGCTTGAAACAGGTGAAGCTGCGCAAATTATGATACTGGAAGAATCAATTCTTAAAAAGAGACAGGAAGAAAACTCAAAACTTGAAGTAATCTACCCTACTGACGGAATTATCGCAATTCCAAGTACAATAATGACTGTAAAGGAAGAAATGTCACCTAATAAAAACATAAAAGCGGCAGAAGCTTTAACTGACTGGTTCTTATCTCCTGCAGGACAGGAAGCTATCGTAGAAGGATGGATGCACTCAGTGCTTAAAAATCCTGCAAAATCTCCTTTTGATGCGAAAGCCACTGCAGAAATACTTGCAGCTGCAATGCCTATCAACTGGGATAAAACTTACCATGACAGAGATAAATTACGTGCAATTTTCGAAAAATATATAACAAAAGCGGCAAAATAA